The Bacillus sp. Y1 genome has a window encoding:
- a CDS encoding DinB family protein, producing MKQMLESNEYASYYSTYVDLVPEGDMISILMHQMEETEDIIKELTEQQAHFSYGVGKWSIKEVIGHIADTERIMGYRLLSFARGEKAELPGYDDNDYVRNASFNGLSLQDLLENFQITRKSTLQLIKSLPSEAFLRRGKANGSEVSVRALVYIIAGHELHHRNLIKERYMSSEAYPKTR from the coding sequence ATGAAACAAATGCTAGAGTCAAATGAATATGCATCTTATTATTCCACGTATGTAGACTTGGTACCTGAGGGAGATATGATTAGCATCTTAATGCACCAAATGGAGGAGACAGAGGACATTATTAAGGAATTAACAGAACAGCAAGCCCATTTTTCTTATGGAGTAGGAAAGTGGAGTATCAAAGAAGTGATCGGACATATTGCGGATACTGAACGAATCATGGGATATAGGCTTTTATCTTTTGCACGTGGCGAAAAAGCTGAACTACCAGGATATGATGATAATGATTACGTAAGAAATGCTTCGTTCAATGGTCTATCCCTACAAGATTTACTTGAAAACTTTCAAATAACTCGTAAATCTACCTTACAGTTAATAAAAAGCCTTCCGAGTGAAGCGTTTTTACGTAGGGGAAAAGCTAATGGCTCAGAGGTTTCCGTCCGTGCACTAGTATACATTATAGCAGGACATGAGCTACATCACCGTAATCTCATTAAA